One segment of Clavelina lepadiformis chromosome 2, kaClaLepa1.1, whole genome shotgun sequence DNA contains the following:
- the LOC143445297 gene encoding pygopus homolog 1-like, whose product MPKKKDSSESKKSRKSSSASKDVTSSSPGVGDIVPPPNPAATHLVASNPFDDPPPRMMTSFPNQSMMRMPGQSPGMGPGYPGWNPRAGMRPFNAGGAPSWGNPMATNNNIPSHPAYNQNIPNNGYGMNRPHYLGGPIPFRGSNRMAVNNIRPGIGPLGSPGAPENMMHDSTNMGPNHMVSSGNQGHMLQNTGQMKALTRPPAQLPSPNPTSARKGSTSSNKNVSGESKSPKSLDGNVKQRKKSEKKSSLEGKKSSSDSSDKQSLNSTNTLDSIVAVAPHSIPPELPQVCKSCRKEINYPTEDVVRCIASCNKWYHRTCVGLSESALKLLKMEELALWACDHCLQTKEIYSVKPRTTLLDTQLAAA is encoded by the coding sequence atgcCCAAGAAAAAGGATTCGTCTGAATCAAAAAAGTCAAGAAAAAGTTCCTCGGCCTCAAAAGATGTTACTTCATCTTCTCCTGGAGTTGGTGATATTGTTCCACCTCCGAACCCAGCAGCAACACATCTAGTAGCATCCAACCCATTTGACGATCCTCCACCAAGAATGATGACATCGTTCCCAAACCAATCAATGATGCGAATGCCTGGTCAGTCTCCTGGCATGGGTCCGGGTTATCCTGGATGGAATCCCAGAGCAGGAATGAGGCCTTTTAATGCAGGAGGTGCTCCCAGTTGGGGAAATCCCATGGCtacaaacaacaacattcCATCCCATCCGGCATATAACCAAAATATTCCAAATAATGGATATGGCATGAACCGTCCGCATTATCTTGGAGGACCAATACCTTTTAGGGGATCAAATCGCATGGCTGTCAACAATATCAGGCCTGGAATAGGCCCACTTGGATCGCCTGGAGCTCCAGAAAACATGATGCATGATTCCACAAACATGGGCCCAAATCATATGGTATCAAGTGGAAACCAAGGACACATGCTTCAGAATACAGGTCAGATGAAAGCTCTTACACGACCTCCTGCGCAGTTGCCATCTCCAAATCCTACATCAGCACGTAAAGGATCAACAAgctctaataaaaatgtaagTGGTGAAAGCAAGTCCCCAAAAAGCCTGGATGGCAACGTGAAACAACGAAAGAAATCAGAGAAAAAATCAAGTCTAGAAGGAAAAAAGAGCTCCAGTGATAGCAGTGATAAACAGTCACTTAATAGTACTAACACTTTAGACTCCATTGTTGCTGTTGCACCTCATTCAATACCACCCGAATTACCACAGGTCTGCAAAAGCTGCAGAAAAGAGATTAACTATCCGACTGAAGATGTCGTACGCTGCATAGCAAGCTGTAATAAATGGTACCACAGAACTTGTGTTGGACTAAGTGAAAGTGCATTGAAGCTCTTAAAAATGGAAGAACTTGCATTATGGGCTTGTGATCATTGCTTGCAgacaaaagaaatttattcaGTTAAGCCGCGAACCACATTGTTGGATACGCAGTTAGCCGCAGCATAG